One Oryza sativa Japonica Group chromosome 8, ASM3414082v1 DNA window includes the following coding sequences:
- the LOC9269113 gene encoding 4-coumarate--CoA ligase-like 3, translating into MQRDAIAAARNAGCSSGRISQPPPPPFYSAATGIYSSIHPPVALPTDPSLTLVAHLFARLPLADPGAPTLVDAATASAVSRADLRRLVASLAAGLRRRHGVRKGSVVLLLLPNSVAFPVSFLAVLAAGAVATTMNPSSSPAEIAAQARATGACLVLASRDGAARLPPLAAPVVLVPEILDHSAAADDGDDDQRVFAAFRAMLDGGGGDGTETAVPVVGQDDAVAILYSSGTSGRSKGVVLTHRNLIAMTELFVRFEASQYHARGARENVYMAALPMSHVYGLSLFAVGLLSIGATVVVMRRFDAGDAVAAIGRYKVTHMPLVPPIMAAMVRAAAAGGVPPSQVASLVQVSCGAAPITAALIHEFLQAFPHVDFIQGYGMTESTAVGTRGFNTSKHKKYTSVGLLAPNMHAKIVHLESSSCLPPGFSGELWLHGPGIMKGYLSDDDDACTRKDGWLRTGDIAYFDLDGYLYIVGRLKDTIKYKGFQIAPGDLEEVLIHHPEILDVAVTSAEDEEAGEIPVAFVVRRSGSNLSCKQVMEYVAKQVAPYKRVRKVVFVEAIPKSPAGKVLRRLLRNSHDTAAAATSSCSISSKL; encoded by the exons ATGCAGCGCGACgcgatcgccgccgcccggaACGCCGGCTGCTCGAGCGGCCGCAtctcgcagccgccgccgccgccgttctactccgccgccaccggaaTCTACAGCAGCATCCACCCTCCCGTGGCGCTCCCCACCGACCCCTCCCTCACCCTCGTCGCCCACCTCTTCGCCCGCCTCCCCCTCGCCGACCCGGGCGCCCCCAccctcgtcgacgccgccaccgcgtccGCGGTGTCCCGCGccgacctccgccgcctcgtcgcctccctcgccgcggggctccgccgccgccatggcgttCGGAAGGGGTCCGttgtgctgctgctcctcccgaACTCCGTCGCGTTCCCCGTCTCGTtcctcgccgtgctcgccgccggcgccgtcgccaccaccatgAACCCCTCCAGCTCCCCCGCCGAGATTGCCGCCCAGGCGCGGGCCACCGGCGCATGCCTCGTCCTCGCCTCGCGCGACGGCGCCGCGAGGCTCCCGCCTCTCGCTGCCCCCGTCGTCCTCGTGCCCGAAATCCTGGACCATTCcgccgcggccgacgacggcgacgacgaccaacGCGTGTTCGCCGCGTTCCGCGccatgctcgacggcggcggcggcgacggcaccgAGACGGCGGTCCCGGTGGTGGGCCAGGACGACGCGGTGGCCATCCTCTACTCGTCGGGGACGTCGGGGAGGAGCAAGGGGGTGGTGCTGACGCACCGCAACCTGATCGCCATGACGGAGCTGTTCGTCCGGTTCGAGGCGTCGCAGTACCACGCGCGAGGTGCTCGCGAAAATGTCTACATGGCGGCGCTGCCCATGTCCCACGTGTACGGCCTCTCCCTCTTCGCCGTCGGCCTCCTCTCGATCGGTGCCACGGTGGTGGTGATGAGGAGAttcgacgccggcgacgccgtcgccgccatcgggaGGTACAAGGTGACGCACATGCCGCTCGTGCCGCCCATCATGGCGGCCATGGTCagggccgccgcggccggcggcgtgccgCCGTCGCAGGTGGCCTCGCTGGTGCAGGTCTCGTGCGGCGCGGCTCCGATCACCGCCGCGCTCATCCACGAATTCCTTCAGGCTTTCCCCCACGTCGACTTCATTCAG GGTTATGGCATGACAGAATCTACTGCCGTAGGAACTCGCGGATTTAACACTAGCAAGCACAAAAAGTATACCTCGGTAGGCCTTTTGGCCCCCAACATGCACGCCAAGATTGTTCATCTTGAGAGTAGTTCATGTTTGCCTCCAGGCTTCTCAGGGGAGCTATGGCTCCATGGCCCAGGAATCATGAAAG GTTACTtgagtgatgatgatgatgcctgCACGAGAAAGGATGGCTGGTTGCGTACCGGAGACATTGCCTACTTTGATCTGGATGGCTACCTATACATTGTAGGCCGCTTGAAGGACACAATCAAGTACAAAGGATTTCAG ATAGCTCCGGGGGACTTGGAAGAAGTTTTGATCCACCACCCTGAAATTCTTGATGTTGCTGTGACATC TGCTGAGGATGAAGAAGCTGGAGAGATACCAGTAGCTTTTGTGGTGAGGAGATCTGGAAGCAACCTTTCTTGTAAGCAAGTGATGGAGTATGTGGCCAAGCAG